The Raphanus sativus cultivar WK10039 unplaced genomic scaffold, ASM80110v3 Scaffold0062, whole genome shotgun sequence region gacatacctgatcagcttgcgaagcaagaatgaaaggatcataatattgaaGTTTCCTCCGCGAATGAATCGAAGTAACACCAAACGCATCAGTCTTCACTCCTCGATCTGGGGTGGTGTCATACCAATCACAATAGAATACTACACACCGCAATCCAACCATACCAGGATACTGGATTTCCAATATTTCTTGTATGTTGCCGTAGTAGACATCGTcaccggaagaagaggaaacaccTCCATCATAAGTTGTCCTAGAATGACCTTTTTTTGCAAAGGCATATCCTCGTGTAcaatattttggatatgatttgaCCACATAGTTTGGTCCCCGCACAAACTCGCATATCCAATCATCGAACACAAAacctctggccaaaccatcagtcacctataaaataaaatatatatatgagtgaaatgtttattattttatactaaatatatatgagtaaaatgttaattatttcatatatgttatgactCACATAATTAAGAAGCCATGCAGCAAATCCGTTATGTCTGAGTTGTTGAAGCTCTTCTTCTGTGGCATGTCTGTAAGTCATACGCAACTCTGCCATATAAAcactatataaaaagatattattcatatgaaataaaacttattgaaaattaatataacaatttaaatgaaaaatatatttttacctctcatattgtagaacatcttcacagttggtaagcaaatatgtttgcaaatgagcGTGCTCAATCTCCGTCAGTCTCCGCTTCGTGGGTTTTCCACTTAGTCGTCCTATTTCGCTGAACATGCTTGGGACAGTAACATGATACGTTGCTTTCTCTCCTCTGTCATCATGCCGAGCAGGTCTTCGGTTTTTTGTATGCACTTCTGATGGAAAGTAGTTTTCAGCAAAGTTTGaagtttcttcattgatcacctGTGCAATTATAGATCCTTCCACCTTACTTAAatttttgatcttcttcttcagatgatgCATATAACGCTCAAAAAGATACATCCATCGgtactgcacaggaccaccaagctCCAATTCTCTTGCGAGATGAATAGCAAGATGTTCCATTACATCAaagaatgatggaggaaatatcttctcgagGTTGCAAAGACTAACGGGTACGTTTTCCTTCAAAGTACTAATACCCTCCTCAGTCACTACTCTGGTGCATAAATCACGGAAGAAAACACTTATCCCTGCAACTGCTTCATGAACATTACGTGGTAATAGTGCGGAAAAAGCAAACGGAAGGAGCCGCTGCATAATcacatgacaatcgtgactCTTCAAGCCAGTAAACTTTTCTTCGCTTCTGTCAACGCAATTACCCAAATTTGATGCATAACCGTCTGGAAATTTCACTTTATCtgtaatccaatcaaagaacgctTCTTTGCCAGCACCATCCAGCCGATAAATGGGAAAAGGTGCCGTACCGTTCTCATCAACGTGAAGTTCAGAACGATCACagatatcgactaaatccaacCTTGACTTCAGATTATCCTTCGTTTTACCTTGGATGTTGAGGATTGTGTTCATCAGATTGtcgaaaaagttcttctcaatatgcatgacatctaagtTGTGACGCAATAGATGACTCTCCcaatatggcagatcccagaaaatactctttttatGCCAGTTATGTAGCTCTCCAACAGCATCGACTGGAATGTTTTCATGTCCACCTACGTCTGGCGTCCTTTGTGCACCAAAATCCCTAAACTGTGTCGCCAAATCTTTCCCACTAACTTCCGTAGGTGGATCATCAAACACctgcttgttcttcgtaaacaaagTCTTACTCCTACggtatggatgatcaggtggtagaaATCTTCtgtgacaatcaaaccaacatgttttccttccgtgctttagttggaaagcatctgtgctatcttgacaatatggacatgaaagcctgccatgtgttgtccatccggataacataccatatgctggaaagtcacttattgtccacataagtactgcccgcatATGAAAGTTTTCTCTGCACGAAACATCGTATGTCTCAGCACCAACCGCCCATAGTTGttgtaactcatatattagtggttgaagaaacacatctagtgatctcttaggatgagCTGGCCCGGGGACGAGAATGGAGaggaacaaaaactctcgtcgcatgcACAAATTTGGCGGCAAGTTGTATGGTGTCACAATCAccggccatagagaatattgtcttccatgctttccaaatgggctgaaaccatcagtgcATAATCCCAGATAAACATTTCTTCTCTGTTCAGCAAATTCtggatatgttgattggaaatgtttccaagccttcgcatctgaaggatgtctaatctcaccatttgtagaatgctctgcatgccatctcattgccTTCGCCGTGCGCTCACACTGATACAACCTCTTCAatctttccgtcaaaggcaaataccacattctTTTGAATGGTACCGGAACTCTTCCCCTCGTTTCCTGATAACGAGGTTTCCAACAAAATTTGCATTTATCCCGATCCTTATCCgctccccagtagatcatgcagttgtcgatacATACATCTATCACTTCGTACGGTAATCGAAGACCCgcaacaagtttctgaacctcgtagtatgaacccggTGCAAGATTATCCTCTGGCAGAACACCTTTAACATAATCAGCTATCGCATCTACGCATTCTTCAGCCAAATTA contains the following coding sequences:
- the LOC130500937 gene encoding uncharacterized protein LOC130500937, with the protein product MSSGDYFRSWMDRPHLDPNTNLLTEEYVRGIGEFMKLVQQHPDANTGMVRCPCSTCNNNRIIKEWEVWKHLYRKGFARNYKVWYLHGKTGFEYGSSSEPQPVSEQPQSYGWLEEPRMDVDYGVGTEQMVHDHYRGEEPNLESGRYFDMLDAGKQPLYKGCRDGHSPLSSASRLMGIKTDYNLAEECVDAIADYVKGVLPEDNLAPGSYYEVQKLVAGLRLPYEVIDVCIDNCMIYWGADKDRDKCKFCWKPRYQETRGRVPVPFKRMWYLPLTERLKRLYQCERTAKAMRWHAEHSTNGEIRHPSDAKAWKHFQSTYPEFAEQRRNVYLGLCTDGFSPFGKHGRQYSLWPVIVTPYNLPPNLCMRREFLFLSILVPGPAHPKRSLDVFLQPLIYELQQLWAVGAETYDVSCRENFHMRAVLMWTISDFPAYGMLSGWTTHGRLSCPYCQDSTDAFQLKHGRKTCWFDCHRRFLPPDHPYRRSKTLFTKNKQVFDDPPTEVSGKDLATQFRDFGAQRTPDVGGHENIPVDAVGELHNWHKKSIFWDLPYWESHLLRHNLDVMHIEKNFFDNLMNTILNIQGKTKDNLKSRLDLVDICDRSELHVDENGTAPFPIYRLDGAGKEAFFDWITDKVKFPDGYASNLGNCVDRSEEKFTGLKSHDCHVIMQRLLPFAFSALLPRNVHEAVAGISVFFRDLCTRVVTEEGISTLKENVPVSLCNLEKIFPPSFFDVMEHLAIHLARELELGGPVQYRWMYLFERYMHHLKKKIKNLSKVEGSIIAQVINEETSNFAENYFPSEVHTKNRRPARHDDRGEKATYHVTVPSMFSEIGRLSGKPTKRRLTEIEHAHLQTYLLTNCEDVLQYESVYMAELRMTYRHATEEELQQLRHNGFAAWLLNYVTDGLARGFVFDDWICEFVRGPNYVVKSYPKYCTRGYAFAKKGHSRTTYDGGVSSSSGDDVYYGNIQEILEIQYPGMVGLRCVVFYCDWYDTTPDRGVKTDAFGVTSIHSRRKLQYYDPFILASQADQVCYISYPRVTYRDDPWITVTQINPRGRVNGPSDNDPLQPNSTSNVSAVEDLAEVELVENFNEFGLDAVVHSEPEAEIGEFDEDFEDSTDSEDSD